The Brienomyrus brachyistius isolate T26 chromosome 9, BBRACH_0.4, whole genome shotgun sequence genome contains the following window.
CGGATACTCCTGGTGATTAAGTAAGCCGTTTTACTCGTGCTACCACTGTGCGACATTCAATTCACTATGTTTTATATAGCACCCTGCAACATAACTGCCCTCAAGAACTTCATTCTTGTTAGCACATGAGCCAATAATTTATTAGCATTAGCCATTAAATTTTGCCACCAGCTAAATCAgtcaatcaattaattaaataacCGAATAAGTTATTCATTGGTTCGACATATCGTAGTTCTACACCGTTCatttaaaccttttttttttttttaaacagtactGTGTAGTTTAAATTGCTGTGAATTTTAACATTAGAATCGATTCgcaaaatgaaacattcatATCGAAAGAATCGATGTTCGGTACTGATCTGCACATCCTTAGTGGTGGAACAAAGAATCCTATCTGAGGACTCAGACTGGCAGGCACTCTAATGATGTACAACTTGCGTAATTCGTAAGTGAATGTTTATTTCAGGTATACTGATGGAACTTTATTGACATTTATCAAGTGGTTTAAGCCAATCAGAAATAATTTAGACGCTGGTTTTACCCTATCAGTGACTGAGTATTTGTGTTTTGTGACCCCTGATGCCCAGGGTCGCCTTTGTGCCCTCGTTCCTCGTCCGCCAGCCCCCTGACCGCCTGCAGTCACCACCACAGGGTGCATCATCGCTCGTCCGAGCGCTGGAAGGTGTCCACCAGCACGCCCGATATCACCCAGCGCCAGCGGAGGCGGGACTCCACGCCGGTCAGTCGTCAGTCAAACCTCCCGGAGAGCAGcttcataaaaaaaatcaaaccggCATGTGCTGTGCAATAGACAGGATTGCGTGAAACGTGGTCTCTCTTGAGGAATATTCTGCTGATCTTAACCCTGCCGCCAAATTTGTATATTACTTATATTTCATCCCACATATAATCTGGGTGTCTGTTAACAGATggagaagaaaaagaaggagaagaaagacaaagagcGGGAGAATGAGAAGGAGCGCAGCGCCCTATCGAAAGAGAAGGTTTTCCGGAAGAGGCAGTCCCTGCCCAGCCTCAAACACAGGCCCGAGTCCAGGTACCGCACACCCCGCAttacctccccacacacaggccCGAGCCCAGGTACCGCACACCCCGCATTACCTCCCCAAACACAGGCCCGCGCCCAGGTACCGCACACCCCGCAttacctccccacacacaggccCGAGCCCAGGTACCGCACACCCCGCAttacctccccacacacaggccCGAGCCCAGGTACCGCACACCCCGCAttacctccccacacacaggccCGAGCCCAGGTACCGCACACCCCGCATTACCTCCCCAAACACAGGCCCGCGCCCAGGTACCGCACACCCCGCAttacctccccacacacaggccCGAGCCCAGGTACCGCACACCCCGCATTACCTCTCCACACACAGGCCCGAGCCCAGGTACCACACACCCCGCATTACCTCCCCAAACACAGGCCCGCGCCCAGGTACCGCACACCCCGCATTACCTCCCCAAACACAGGCCCGCGCCCAGGTACCGCACACCCCGCAttacctccccacacacaggccCGAGCCCAGGTACCGCACACCCCGCAttacctccccacacacaggccCGAGCCCAGGTACCGCACACCCCGCAttacctccccacacacaggccCGAGCCCAGGTACCGCACACCCCGCAttacctccccacacacaggccCGAGCCCAGGTACCGCACACCCCGCAttacctccccacacacaggccCGAGCCCAGGTACCGCACACCCCGCAttacctccccacacacaggccCGCGCCCAGGTACCGCACACCCCGCAttacctccccacacacaggccCGAGCCCAGGTACCGCACACCCCGCAttacctccccacacacaggccCGAGCCCAGGTACCGCACACCCCGCAttacctccccacacacaggccCGAGCCCAGGTACCGCACACCCCGCAttacctccccacacacaggccCGAGCCCAGGTACCGCACACCCCGCAttacctccccacacacaggccCGAGCTCAGGTACCGCACACCCCGCAttacctccccacacacaggccCGCGCCCAGGTACCGCACACCCCGCAttacctccccacacacaggccCGAGCCCAGGTACCGCACACCCCGCAttacctccccacacacaggccCGAGCTCAGGTACCGCACACCCCGCATTACCTCTCCACACACAGGCCCGAGCCCAGGTACCGCACACCCCGCAttacctccccacacacaggccCGAGCCCAGGTACCACACACCCCGCATTACCTCCCCAAACACAGGCCCGCGCCCAGGTACCGCACACCCCGCAttacctccccacacacaggccCGAGCCCAGGTACCACACACCCCGCAttacctccccacacacaggccCGAGTCCAGGTACCGCACACCCCGCAttacctccccacacacaggccCGAGCCCAGGTACCGCACACCCCGCAttacctccccacacacaggccCGAGCCCAGGTACCGCACACCCCGCAttacctccccacacacaggccCGAGCCCAGGTACCGCACACCCCGCAttacctccccacacacaggccCGAGCCCAGGTACCGCACACCCCGCAttacctccccacacacaggccCGAGCCCAGGTACCGCACACCCCGCAttacctccccacacacaggccCGAGCCCAGGTACCGCACACCCCGCAttacctccccacacacaggccCGAGCCCAGGTACCGCACACCCCGCAttacctccccacacacaggccCGAGTCCAGGTACCGCACACCCCGCAttacctccccacacacaggccCGAGCCCAGGTACCGCACACCCCGCAttacctccccacacacaggccCGAGCCCAGGTACCGCACACCCCGCAttacctccccacacacaggccCGAGTCCAGGTACCGCACACCCCGCAttacctccccacacacaggccCGAGCCCAGGTACCGCACACCCCGCAttacctccccacacacaggccCGAGCCCAGGTACCGCACACCCCGCAttacctccccacacacaggccCGAGCCCAGGTACCGCACACCCCGCAttacctccccacacacaggccCGAGCCCAGGTACCGCACACCCCGCATTACCTCTCCACACACAGGCCCGAGCCCAGGTACCACACACCCCGCATTACCTCCCCACACTCAGGCCCGAGCTCAGGTACCGCACACCCCGCAttacctccccacacacaggccCGAGTCCAGGTACCGCACACCCCGCAttacctccccacacacaggccCGAGTCCAGGTACCGCACACCCCGCATTACCTCCCCGCACACAGGCCCGAGTCCAGGTACCGCACACCCCGCATTACCTCCCCGCACACAGGCCCGAGTCCAGGTACCGCACACCCCGCATTACCTCCCCGCACACAGGCCCGAGTCCAGGTACCGCACACCCCGCAttacctccccacacacaggccCGAGTCCAGGTACCGCACACCCCGCAttacctccccacacacaggccCGAGCCCAGGTACCACACACCCCGCAttacctccccacacacaggccCGAGCCCAGGTACCGCACACCCCGCAttacctccccacacacaggccCGAGCCCAGGTACCGCACACCCCGCAttacctccccacacacaggccCGCGCCCAGGTACCGCACACCCCGCAttacctccccacacacaggccCGAGCCCAGGTACCGCACACCCCGCAttacctccccacacacaggccCGAGTCCAGGTACCACACACCCCGCATTACCTCCCCAAACACAGGCCCGAGCCCAGGTACCACACACCCCGCATTACCTCTCCACACACAGGCCCGAGCCCAGGTACCGCACACCCCGCAttacctccccacacacaggccCGAGTCCAGGTACCGCACACCCCGCAttacctccccacacacaggccCGAGCCCAGGTACCGCACACCCCGCAttacctccccacacacaggccCGAGCCCAGGTACCGCACACCCCGCAttacctccccacacacaggccCGAGCCCAGGTACCACACACCCCGCAttacctccccacacacaggccCGAGCTCAGGTTCCGCACACCCCGCATTACCTCCCCAAACACAGGCCCGCGCCCAGGTACCGCACACCCCGCAttacctccccacacacaggccCGAGCCCAGGTACCACACACCCCGCATTACCTCTCCACCCACAGGCCCGAGCCCAGGTACCACACACCCCGCATTACCTCTCCACACACAGGCCCGCGCCCAGGTACCGCACACCCCGCAttacctccccacacacaggccCGAGCCCAGGTACCACACACCCCGCATTACCTCTCCACCCACAGGCCCGAGCCCAGGTACCACACACCCCGCATTACCTCTCCACACACAGGCCCGAGCCCAGGTACCGCACACCCCGCATTACCTCCCGAAACCCTGTCCCTTTCTACTGGTGATTGACAGACCCGCACCCTTGTCTCAATGATTAGAGGCTGGAAACAGCCAATCTGGGCTCAGTGGGGCAGCGCCTGTCAGCCTGGGCCAACAGCCGTTTGTCTTAAGTGTTTATAGACCAGCCATCGCGTCCAAGAGAGCTGCCGAGGGCTGCATGCCGTTTGTCCACAGTTCTGATGGCGTGTGTGTGGGAACATTATTCCTGGAATGTTTCCGGAACCAAGATCCAGTGGAACAAACATGTCCCCTTGACAAAACTTTCCAGCCAAGAAACACTGTATTCTGTACACACTGGGCTCTAAACTCGTTCACGCCTGTCCTGCGTTTGGTATCGATTCCGCAGTTTGGTCCCAGATGAGTCAATGATGTCTGCTCTCCATCCCGTAGCTGCTTGTTTGCCTCGGTGTCACGTCGGATTCGTGATACTCCGGCATCTTTAAGTCCCGTCCCGTCCTTTCCAGCACCAGTCCCCTTGCCAAACACCGGACTGCCTCCCCCGCCGCCACCAAGGGCCGACCCGCCTCCCCAAGCCCTGCGGTGTCTCCAAAACCTACCACAGTCCGAGCAACCCCACCTGCCAGCAAGCCCCGCCCAAAGAGATCCCAGACCCCTGCCCGCGTGGACCCTCGGATGGCCTCCCCCGTCACCGTGGAGAAGGCCCGGTCCGGCACCCCCGAGGAGGCCAAGAGTAAGTCAGTTGCCATGGATACTGGCGCTTAGCATCTTTGCTGTTAGCATGATGTAGCAATGTAACGTTAGGCTAATGTCAGTTCAGGTTTTGGTGTTTATTCGTATCCCGAGTGACTGGCAGGTTTGGAGTTTCCTATATCTGCCGTAAGACGCAACTTGGGCAGGACAGGGGACTGAATAAATGGTGGATCGGAACAAAACTAATGCAAACCAGTAGCTAAAGTTGCCCGCCACTTATAaatccccccaaccccccctcacCGCCATGGCTGGAAGACGGGTGCTGGAAAGCGTGACTGTTGACGGAGCGTGACGGCGTGACCAGACAGGCCTAATTAAAGAGCCATTATTGAGTAATTACCGTGCGCGTTCTTCCAGTTCAGGGACTGAAGGGCGCCCGAGTGCCCTTGAGGGCTGCCTGCAGCGCCTCCGATGCTGGATCCCATAAACAGGCGTGGTGTGGAATGTCAATGAGCCCATCTGCATGCCGATCATGAACTGCTGTGGATGTTGGTGAAGAGACCTGCTTCTGGGAGGGGCTTATGGTCTCTCCAGCAGAAAGCTCCACCCCTGATTGTTTGTGCCCCACCCCCTTCAGGCGCTGCCTCCATCCCGTCTGTCGTCACGTCTTCAGCCTCAGACACACCCCCATCCGTGAGTGCACCGGTCACGGTGCCCGCGTCTAAGCCAGTGCCCGCATCTAAGCCAGTGCCCGCGTCTAAGCCAGTGCCCGCGTCTAAGCCGGTGCCCGCATCTAAGCCAGTGCCCGAGCAGACCTCGTCGGACACCAGTTCTCTGCCTTCTGTGCCCGCCCCGACTCCACCCTCCGCCCTGGCTGCGGCTGTGTCCCCGTCCGGCAAGCCCACAGCAGGCACCACGGACCCGGGGGAGGCTGCCCGCATACTGGCAGAGAAGCGGCGGCAGGCGCGCGAGCAGCGTGAGCGGGAGGAACAAGAACGGCGAGAGGAGGCGGAGCGGGAGCGGTAAGGCCACGCCCACCCCTCCCACCAAGCCACGCCCACCCCTCCCACCAAgccactcccacccctcccaccaagccacacgcacacacagacttgTAAGCTGAGTGATTCTTAGTCTACATCTTGTCAGAAAAAGTACTAATTGGTCTGAAGGACTGAAACTGGGGTATGTAAGAAGTAGCATAATGGCATAACCTGAAAGCTGCTGGTTTGAGTCGCACAAGGGGCTTGATGTTGCACCCTAGAGCAGAGTTTTCTGGCATGGCCCACTTTTCACAAGGTATTAATCCCAGTGCACACCATTGATTTaacactactactactaatcaGCTCTTAATCTATTGGTTCAGGTTTGAGTatatggtttttttttgtttgtttttttaatttgtccACGATCTTGTGTTTTCACTGAAGGGTAGTATGGGAATTCCCCAACATGAATATGTCCGGCTGTCAGTTGTAGAGTGATCTTATTCTGAGCTACGTTTCGTTATGTGACAAGTGCGCTTTAAGCATATTGGactaataaatgaataaaaagccGCGTAAACGCAAAGCCTTTTCTTCGTCTAAGCCACTTATAGTATAttcataatttttattattaatacatGTTTTACttggtttatatatatatttgaaagCATGGCCTGCCTGGCTAGTTAGAGCAGCATAAGTAACTGTTTTGGTTTCTCCAGatgaatttacatttttattttatttagcagatgcttttatccagagtGGGGTACGATTTTTTGCGACAATCCCTGGAACATTTGGGGTTAAAGGCTTAGCTCAGGGGGACAAAAGGTCCCTCTGTTGGTGGTGTGAAGGTGGGGTGTTTTCCTCGGCCTGGGGGTGTGACTTGCGCTGTAATACACCCCAGCGTACAGTAGGGGGCGCACCGCTCATTTTGTGCAGATGCTAAGACGTCTCTCCTTCAGGGTGCTGTGCGAGGAGCGGGCGGCTCAGGCGGCCCAGGAGCAGCAGCGTCTCCTGGAGGAGCAGCGAAagcaggaggagcaggaggctcAGGAGAAGGTCCGGGCCGAGCAGGAGGAGAACGAGAGGCTCCAGAAGCAGGTGGGGGGAGGCGTTGCTTTATGGATGTGATGCGATTCGCCGTGGTGACATCAGCCAACACACCCACTAGTGGCTGATCTCCTCCTTCCCTCTAGCAAACGACCTTCTGCTGGTTTTTGGTCTTGCGGGCCGTGCTGGGTGGGATTAAGTCTACTGTGATCTGCAGGCCTTCCGTTCTGCTTTAGCAGCTCGCCCCGTTTCTGTGCTATCTTGCAGAACGTTCCGGGTCGTGTGCCTGAAGCTCCTCGAGTCAGAGGAGCGTTTGTTTGCCACCTACGTGGGCAGCATTTATAAGCCAGAGGCACTTTCCAGTGACTCATCTGTAATCCGCCATCCCACCGCTTCCCCCTGGTGGCCAGATTATTACCCACGGCCACGTCAAAATGTTTTGGCTGATTTTGAAACATAAAAATGCGCTTTTAATGTTGCCATCAGCATCAGTTGGAGGAGCTCTAACAGATCTTCAACATCAAAGCCCAAGATGTGTCTTCTGGGAATAGGGTATCTCACATTTTTGTCTTAGTTATgcagttaaatatttaaactCTATACCAGAGGGAAGAGGCAGAGATCaaggccagggaggaggcggagaAGCAGAGGCTGGAGAGAGAGAAGCACTTCCAGAAGGAGGAACAGGAGCGTCTGGAGAGGAAGAAGGTAGGGAGGCACCCACCGGCAACAGCGCTTCACGCCCCAGAGGAGGACACCCCTTCCTGCTTTCCGTCGCCTGGTGCCCTTTGGCCTTTGTTTTTACTATCAAACGTCCCCGAATTTCAGCCTCGTTCTCACataggtcagtgtttcccaacccagacctcagggaccccagacagtccacagttttgctctgtcacaGCTTCCAGCACATCTGAACCAAGTAAATATGACCACCGAGAACTTGGTGCAAgtgtgctgggagctgagaggtggTGATGAGCaaatgatgcttcatgaaccatttgctgtattttctgatccCACTAGGTGgcgctctctgttcaaaaaagggctCTAAGCAcgccccaaagcaaaccaagagcgccatctagtggggtcagaaaatacagcaaatggttcatgaaattTCACTTGCCTATCACTACTGAGAGGGGGGCAATTATGTGcactgtctgggggtctccaAGGATTGggatgggaaacactggtgtagaTGAGTGAAACAGATGAGTTATTGTTGGCCATTAAATGTGGTCTGTATTGCCCTACCAGCATGTCTCATTACTTTCCctgaatgttcttatgttcCACTTGAATATCTTATTAAGTTCTTGCTCCAGGACTGTTACTCTTGTGCCTGGGCATTTACTGGAAGCTCTGCTTATCTACATTTATGCCTAGTTGAGTACTTGACAATTTGTATGCTCGTAATGAGCTGTTTGCTTCgcttgtatgtcgctttggacaaaagcatctgctaaacatGTGAActgttaaaatgtaaatatattgaGCTATTGGGTAGTGGAGCGAGAGTGTCCATGGTTGCCATGGAATTCTGCAGAGGCGTGGTTGTGGTTTGGATTGTGGTTCTAGCGGCGCTTCCTGTTTCTCTGTCCCAGCGCCTCGAGGAGATCATGAAGAGAACCCGCAAGACCGATCCTGGGGAAAAGGTGCCTGTATCTTCTAACTCGCCTCTCCTCCACTTCTCATATGTAGATCCATCATTCTTCCATTTTCAATCTGAACTGTCGGATTCTCTACTCACAGAAAGACGCCAAGACTTCGTCTCCGGCCCACGTCAATGGAAAAGACGCCAAACCAGACTCTGAGAGCAGTAAAGGTATCCTGAGTGACCGTCGAAGGCTCGTAATCACAGACGGCAGGCCTGTAATTCGGCTGCTTCCACACCCATTCATCTGGTTATGTTTTGTCCAGACGGAGGTCTGTGTGTGGCCTCCAGGCCCAGAACAAAGCCTTTCGTTTGCAGAAACTCATTAGCTGATTTTGGGCGCATCTCGTTTTTATTAAAATTCTGTTGAgggttttttttaatggatACTAAAGGGGTTAATCTGACTTGGAGCTCAGCAGAAATGAAAGCCGGATGCTCATGTCTGCGAGCCGTTCTGGCCATCAAAGGAGACCGTTGTATCCGGGCCGGTACCGGCTATGGGGCAGAAGACCAGTCCACCTCGGGTGGTGCTTTTTGAGCTTGCTGATggtttccgtgtgtgtgtgtgaggaggtgctgtcctgctctctgtttccCCACAACAGGCTCTCCTCATGGTCCCTGGAGCTAAGTCTGCTTTCCGGCCGAAGCCAGGCTTGCTTTGGCCCTGTCCATCCCCTGCTTTTACATACAGCTTGTTTCATGTGGGATTGTTGTGGGGTGTGGACTGGTCCAGCAGGCACGACATGGTGGGGGGTGCTGGTCATATCAGCCTTCTGGTTTGCAGCTGAGGAGGATCCCGGTTCCATGGGAGATGAATAAAACATAGGAGGCCTCCTGAGATGTGCTTGTGGGTGTAGGGATTAAGGCCTTGGATCTTGAATTAAAGTCACATGGTCCCCAGACAGGGTGGTCCCATCCGTCCTCCCCCTCTGTCGAAATTTCTGTGAAAAATCCCCTTCCTCTCAGCCAGAATGAACATCATGGCAGcccattttttttatattactaAACATGAACGGCTTATTAACTGTCCATCGTTAGGTGAAGTACGTCCAAGAAAAACCTAAATCTCCCTGAACATGCCTTAGAGATTCATGTTATGCCGTCTGTCCTCTTTTTGTCAGTGATGGACTACAAGCCGGGACCAGAGGCGGTGCTGTCCAATAGGGAAGCAGTGGGCGTCCAATCACAGGGCAGCATCAAAGAGAGGTACACAGGAAATACTTTAGCATCTCCTGTCTTTCTCCACTCTTATACTCTAGTGCTCTTCTATGTAAAGACAGCCGATTGGTCTGCAATGGGTGTTGTGGTAACCATGTTTGGTCATCGAGCACGCTAACCTTGATGCATTTGGTCCAGTCTGTTATGggaaccgtgtgtgtgtgtgtgtgtgtgtgtgtgtgtgtgtgtgtgtgtgtgtgtgtgtgtgtgtgtgtgtgtgtgtgtgtgtgtgtgtgtgtgtgtgtgtgtgagagagcgagcgagagagagaggaaggttTCTCCTGGTAGAACGCTGTGAAGCATCCTGTTAAATGAGCTAACTAATTAAAAGTCCGCCAAAGGTACAGGAACTCAGTTTCACAGTAGGCAGACAAAAGACACAAATTATACtccaaaaataaatgcattaaagtctTAAGATAAATAGTCACAAAGTCTTTAAGGCTTGTCGGATCATGGAAACCCCCCACAAGGCATTGCAATGTGTATAGATATCGCTGGTGGTCTCATTAGCCAGGATGATCATCGCTGACCATCTGTGTGTGACATTACCCCCTACCCCCAGCCCCATGGTTCCGGTGATCAACGGCGTTCAACCGGCCAAGCATGAGAATGGACTGTCTTCCAAGGGGGAGTCAGCCGGCTTTGAGGAGATCATCCAGCTGTCCAATCACAGCAGTGGTGAGGGGCGGGACAAGTCTGAGAGTGACGTTTCTGCGGAGCCAATCCTGGCATTCGAGGCGGGAGAACCCTTCCTGAAGAAGGCGGGCTCTATTAAACCTCAGCACGTCACAGGTATCTGGGCAGAGGCGCAACGTTGGCCGTGTTTTCAAAGCCTTGCAAAGATCAAACGTAGAACTTGGCTGTATTATAGCTTTGACAACTGACTAGAGTAACGGTTCATGGTCCTTTTTAATCCTGAAGCAGAAATTCTGATCGTTTTCCCCCACCAAGACCATGCTTTCCACTCAATCTCTTGTTGAAGCTAAAGTTCAGATTGCTGCCCTTTCTGTGATGATCTCCTTACTCTGCATGTAGTGTTGGGCCTGACACAGGCTGTGTGGTTAACTTGCCCGTAGGACCATCTGTAGATGGGGAATCGCAGAGTCTTTGCAACACTCAGCTGGTATTTGCATAAAAATGAAGGCATTTGATGGGACGGATTAGGGGCTTCTGAAGTGCAGGTGT
Protein-coding sequences here:
- the map7d1a gene encoding MAP7 domain-containing protein 1a, giving the protein MRNGYTEPRSARLNEKTDCKDMDLEEKPQPAEKPTRSAPETSPKDEDGMGAGGKPQDTEPPVRTETPTKGDSQKKKDSGRRSSTPSKSLATGTSASPQPKKDGMKSEERQKLAKERREERAKYLEQRSQMQAAKKTQWLEKEEKARQLRERQLDERRRKLEEQRMKAERRRAALEERQRQKLERNKERYEAAVQRSSKKTWTEIRQQRWSWAGGLTRNGSQREGRCSLSAVNLPKHVDSVISKRLSKSSATLWNSPSKTRSLQLSPWESSIVDRLMTPTLSFLARSRSAASVLSNSKDARSPLCPRSSSASPLTACSHHHRVHHRSSERWKVSTSTPDITQRQRRRDSTPMEKKKKEKKDKERENEKERSALSKEKVFRKRQSLPSLKHRPESSTSPLAKHRTASPAATKGRPASPSPAVSPKPTTVRATPPASKPRPKRSQTPARVDPRMASPVTVEKARSGTPEEAKSAASIPSVVTSSASDTPPSVSAPVTVPASKPVPASKPVPASKPVPASKPVPASKPVPEQTSSDTSSLPSVPAPTPPSALAAAVSPSGKPTAGTTDPGEAARILAEKRRQAREQREREEQERREEAERERVLCEERAAQAAQEQQRLLEEQRKQEEQEAQEKVRAEQEENERLQKQREEAEIKAREEAEKQRLEREKHFQKEEQERLERKKRLEEIMKRTRKTDPGEKKDAKTSSPAHVNGKDAKPDSESSKVMDYKPGPEAVLSNREAVGVQSQGSIKESPMVPVINGVQPAKHENGLSSKGESAGFEEIIQLSNHSSGEGRDKSESDVSAEPILAFEAGEPFLKKAGSIKPQHVTEVL